A stretch of the Flavobacterium aquiphilum genome encodes the following:
- a CDS encoding sodium:solute symporter: MQLFDWIVLIVTLLFIVIYGAWKTRGSRNVEDYILGNNETPWFTVGLSVMATQASAITFLSTPGQAYHDGMGFVQFYFGLPIAMVVICLTFIPIYHKYKVYTAYEYLEKRFDLKTRSLAAILFLVQRGLGTGITIYAPSIILSALLGWNLTYMNIVIGILVIIYTFSGGTKAVNVTQKQQMFVILAGMVITFFLIFDYLPNDMTFDNALHIAGANQKMNIVNFSFDLDEKYTFWSGITGGFFLALAYFGTDQSQVGRYLSGKSVRESQMGLIMNGFLKVPMQFLILLTGVMVFVFFQFNETPLNFNPNNKITVENSKYKTEYQNLQKELNHLSEDERVVNLLYIDQLNQDYDNPTLRKELVDLSIKEKELRAKAREIISKADSKAETNDKDYVFFYFILHYLPKGLIGLLLAVIISAAMSSTASGLNALASTTAIDIYKRNVKEEKTERHYLKASKLFTLMWGIIAIAFACIATLFENLIQLVNIIGSIFYGTVLGIFLVGFYTKKIGGKSIYYSAIISQIAIFIIYYFTNFIYPSGEEKLGYLWLNFIGALLTIIISYFLQTNVFKNEEQQTALAENVIS, translated from the coding sequence ATGCAATTATTTGACTGGATTGTACTGATAGTAACACTTTTATTCATTGTCATCTATGGTGCTTGGAAAACACGTGGCAGTAGAAACGTTGAGGATTATATTTTAGGAAACAACGAAACGCCTTGGTTTACTGTAGGTCTTTCTGTAATGGCCACACAAGCCAGTGCCATTACTTTTCTTTCTACGCCGGGACAGGCCTATCACGACGGAATGGGATTTGTTCAATTTTATTTTGGGTTGCCCATTGCCATGGTTGTTATTTGTCTCACTTTTATCCCTATTTACCACAAATACAAAGTCTATACTGCTTATGAATATTTAGAAAAAAGATTTGACTTAAAAACCCGTTCTTTGGCAGCTATTTTATTTTTGGTCCAAAGAGGTTTGGGAACCGGGATTACAATTTATGCGCCTTCTATTATTTTATCGGCATTATTGGGTTGGAACCTTACTTATATGAATATTGTCATTGGTATTTTGGTAATCATTTATACCTTTTCTGGTGGGACAAAAGCTGTAAATGTCACTCAAAAACAGCAAATGTTTGTCATATTAGCCGGTATGGTAATTACTTTTTTCCTCATTTTTGATTACTTGCCCAATGATATGACTTTTGATAACGCTTTACATATTGCAGGAGCCAATCAAAAAATGAATATTGTGAATTTCTCATTTGACCTAGATGAAAAATATACTTTCTGGAGCGGAATTACAGGTGGTTTTTTCCTTGCCTTAGCTTATTTTGGAACAGATCAATCACAAGTAGGACGTTATTTATCCGGTAAATCAGTTCGGGAAAGCCAAATGGGATTAATCATGAACGGCTTTTTAAAAGTACCTATGCAATTCTTGATTCTACTTACCGGAGTGATGGTTTTTGTTTTTTTTCAATTCAACGAAACGCCTCTAAACTTCAATCCAAACAATAAAATAACAGTCGAAAACTCAAAATACAAAACCGAATATCAAAATTTACAAAAAGAATTAAATCATTTGTCTGAAGACGAAAGAGTAGTCAATCTATTATACATTGATCAACTCAATCAAGATTACGACAATCCTACTCTTCGAAAAGAATTAGTTGATTTATCAATTAAAGAAAAAGAATTGAGGGCAAAAGCAAGGGAAATTATCTCCAAAGCAGATAGCAAAGCTGAAACAAACGATAAGGATTATGTATTTTTCTATTTCATCCTCCATTATCTGCCAAAAGGATTAATTGGTTTACTGTTGGCTGTAATCATTTCAGCAGCTATGTCTTCAACTGCATCTGGGCTTAATGCATTGGCCTCAACAACAGCCATTGATATTTACAAACGCAATGTCAAAGAAGAAAAAACCGAAAGGCATTATCTAAAAGCCTCAAAACTTTTCACACTCATGTGGGGAATCATCGCTATTGCATTTGCCTGTATCGCGACCCTTTTTGAAAATCTTATTCAGCTCGTAAACATCATCGGATCCATATTTTACGGTACCGTCCTCGGAATTTTCCTTGTTGGTTTTTACACCAAAAAAATTGGCGGAAAATCAATTTATTACAGTGCAATTATCAGTCAAATTGCAATTTTTATCATTTATTATTTTACTAATTTCATCTACCCAAGCGGAGAGGAAAAACTTGGCTATTTGTGGCTTAATTTTATTGGTGCATTGCTCACAATAATCATTTCGTATTTTTTGCAAACAAATGTCTTCAAAAACGAAGAACAACAAACGGCATTGGCGGAAAACGTGATTTCATAA
- a CDS encoding HAD family hydrolase translates to MIQTVIFDMDGVIVDTELVHRYAYYKQFGELSIEVPEEIYTSFTGLSTRNTFQRLKDDFQLQQGVEDLILRKRSIFNDAFDNKEDLSLLEGVENLIKDFHKNGMQLIVASSASKETINRVFTRFDLHQYFSHIVSGEDFPQSKPHPAIFEHAASLSVAPKENCIVIEDSTNGVKAAKSAGIFCVGYNSLHSKDQDLSLADVVINHFDELNYEIVSSY, encoded by the coding sequence ATGATACAAACCGTAATTTTCGATATGGATGGTGTAATTGTTGATACAGAACTCGTGCACCGTTATGCCTATTACAAGCAATTTGGAGAACTTTCTATTGAAGTTCCCGAGGAAATTTATACTTCTTTTACAGGACTATCAACCCGCAATACCTTTCAGAGGTTAAAGGATGATTTTCAATTACAACAAGGTGTCGAAGATTTGATTTTGAGAAAAAGATCTATTTTCAATGATGCATTCGATAATAAAGAGGATTTGTCATTGCTGGAAGGAGTAGAAAATTTGATAAAGGATTTTCATAAGAACGGAATGCAGTTGATTGTTGCTTCTTCGGCTTCAAAAGAGACAATAAACCGTGTTTTTACTCGTTTTGATTTACACCAATATTTTTCGCATATAGTGAGTGGTGAGGATTTCCCCCAATCAAAACCGCATCCTGCCATTTTTGAACATGCAGCTTCTTTGTCTGTTGCACCAAAGGAAAATTGTATTGTTATTGAGGATAGTACTAATGGGGTGAAAGCAGCCAAATCCGCTGGGATTTTTTGCGTGGGATATAACAGTTTACATTCAAAAGATCAAGATTTATCATTGGCCGATGTCGTTATAAATCATTTTGATGAATTGAATTATGAGATCGTATCTAGTTATTAA
- a CDS encoding tRNA threonylcarbamoyladenosine dehydratase: protein MAEWTERAELLFRKEGLEKLKGSHVLVVGLGGVGSFAAEFLARAGVGTMTIVDGDVVDITNINRQLPALHSTVGEPKVDIVGDRLMDINPKLNLIRVKEFLSPERAFEIVSKDFDYVLDCIDSITPKLNLIVGAKKKGVKIISNMGAGGKTTASKVVVKDIAKTDVCPLAKVIRKRLKKMGVSRGVKAVFSLEKPDEGSVKRTDGSNFKKSFYGTNSYMPGLFGLHAAETVIRYLLKKEV from the coding sequence ATGGCAGAATGGACGGAAAGAGCCGAACTATTATTTAGAAAAGAAGGATTAGAGAAACTAAAAGGTTCACATGTATTGGTTGTAGGACTTGGTGGAGTAGGTTCATTTGCAGCTGAGTTTTTAGCGAGAGCAGGAGTGGGAACAATGACGATAGTTGATGGCGACGTGGTGGATATTACCAATATTAATAGACAGTTGCCAGCTTTGCATTCCACTGTTGGGGAACCAAAAGTTGACATTGTGGGCGACCGATTGATGGATATAAATCCTAAATTGAATTTGATTCGGGTAAAAGAATTTCTTTCGCCAGAGCGTGCTTTCGAAATTGTCAGTAAAGATTTTGATTACGTTTTAGATTGCATTGACAGTATTACTCCAAAATTGAATTTAATTGTTGGAGCTAAGAAAAAAGGCGTGAAAATCATTTCAAACATGGGAGCTGGCGGAAAAACGACAGCCAGTAAAGTGGTTGTAAAAGATATTGCCAAAACTGATGTTTGCCCACTAGCAAAAGTGATTCGTAAACGTCTTAAAAAAATGGGGGTTAGCAGAGGTGTGAAAGCAGTATTTTCTTTGGAAAAACCAGACGAAGGTAGTGTGAAAAGGACTGATGGTTCTAATTTTAAAAAATCTTTCTACGGTACCAATAGCTATATGCCAGGATTATTTGGTCTTCATGCCGCCGAAACGGTGATACGCTATTTGCTTAAAAAAGAAGTTTAA
- a CDS encoding DUF2911 domain-containing protein — protein sequence MKKILFVLTFIIAPFIVEAQLKTPQASPKATVFQTVGLTDVEIVYCRPSARGRAVFGNLVPFGKIWRTGANENTTISFSDDVLIDGKVLPKGKYALYTVPKIESWEIIFYSTTNNWGNPEVWNEANVVLRTTVKEDALVKPVESLTIGISSLDANFGYLDIEWENSSVSMKFEVPTQKNTMDNIEKVLAGPTSADYFSAAQYVYQSNGDNAKALNYIDKAMDMSTEKPYWYTRLKSLIQARSNDFKNAIETAKLSLGAAEVAKNQDYVKMNKESIAEWSKKL from the coding sequence ATGAAAAAGATTCTTTTTGTTTTAACTTTTATAATTGCTCCTTTTATAGTTGAGGCGCAATTAAAAACTCCTCAAGCTAGCCCTAAAGCTACCGTTTTTCAAACTGTTGGTCTAACTGATGTTGAAATTGTTTATTGCAGGCCTTCAGCGAGAGGAAGAGCTGTATTTGGTAATTTGGTTCCTTTTGGGAAAATTTGGAGAACAGGTGCCAATGAAAATACTACGATTTCTTTCAGTGATGATGTTCTAATTGATGGTAAAGTTTTGCCAAAAGGAAAATATGCATTATATACAGTTCCTAAAATTGAAAGCTGGGAAATTATTTTTTATTCAACTACAAACAATTGGGGAAATCCTGAAGTATGGAATGAGGCTAATGTTGTGTTGAGAACCACAGTAAAAGAAGATGCTTTAGTTAAACCAGTTGAATCTCTAACTATCGGAATCAGTAGTTTGGATGCTAATTTTGGTTATTTGGATATCGAATGGGAGAATTCTTCTGTCTCAATGAAATTTGAAGTACCTACGCAAAAAAATACAATGGATAATATCGAAAAAGTATTAGCAGGACCTACTTCGGCTGATTATTTTTCGGCAGCGCAATATGTTTACCAATCGAATGGTGATAATGCAAAAGCGTTGAATTATATTGATAAAGCAATGGATATGAGCACAGAGAAACCATATTGGTACACTCGTTTGAAATCCTTGATTCAAGCGAGATCAAACGATTTTAAAAATGCTATTGAAACAGCAAAACTTTCTCTTGGAGCGGCTGAAGTTGCTAAAAATCAAGATTACGTAAAAATGAATAAAGAAAGCATTGCTGAATGGAGTAAAAAGCTTTAA